In a single window of the Lasioglossum baleicum chromosome 10, iyLasBale1, whole genome shotgun sequence genome:
- the LOC143213182 gene encoding facilitated trehalose transporter Tret1-like — MTTSVEKAKYTTPDGSRTWEYLAIMTCACMAGCLGFIVGWNSPSIVILMADDSPIPVTESAVSTLVAIVAVGHLVAPPLNILLADRFGRRNTMLLSFLPLLVSWGLITIASSIWELYVARFLAGFGAGLFVCVAPMYMGEISSSETRGAANALVGIVYNSGILITFVAAPHLSISFMARIFFVFNVATIFAFWFMPESPYFLVLRNRMDEAEEVLEKLRGKTDVSDELQVVIACLSKKEKGDVKSGSIKDVFSSRGHFRALVIILLFTVTHHFGGFFAIITYCQLIFKSTSNVISDYTIGVVIGVTQVISAVVTTFLVDKVGRKPLILVSGIIAALCNLVIGTFFYAKEYTSIDVQMYSLVPFIASIVSVFMFSCGLVCLQIVLMSEIFATEVKAISTCLIGVIGGLEGIVGFKLYIWVALTLGYGHSIPFLGYFVVVAVCTALIYRITPETKGKTFLEIQMKLNRPG, encoded by the exons GCGCTTGCATGGCTGGCTGTCTCGGATTTATCGTTGGCTGGAATTCACCAAGTATCGTAATATTAATGGCGGACGATTCACCTATTCCGGTCACCGAGTCAGCTGTTTCTACGTTGGTTGCTATCGTAGCTGTTGGTCACTTGGTAGCACCTCCTCTGAATATTCTTCTGGCTGATAGATTCGGCAGGAGGAACACTATGCTGCTGAGTTTTCTACCGCTCTTAGTTAGTTGGGGTTTAATCACAATTGCTTCATCGATTTGG GAATTGTACGTGGCAAGATTTCTGGCAGGATTCGGCGCGGGATTGTTTGTCTGTGTCGCGCCAATGTACATGGGCGAGATATCGTCATCGGAAACACGTGGTGCTGCGAACGCTCTAGTCGGAATCGTGTATAATTCCGGTATTCTAATAACATTCGTGGCTGCGCCGCATCTGTCAATATCCTTCATGGCTCGAATTTTCTTTGTCTTCAACGTCGCGACCATCTTCGCGTTCTGGTTTATGCCTGAATCGCCGTATTTCCTCGTATTGAGGAATAGAATGGACGAGGCGGAAGAAGTGTTGGAGAAATTGCGAGGAAAAACCGATGTTTCCGACGAGTTGCAAGTGGTTATCGCCTGTCtctcgaaaaaagaaaaaggagatGTGAAGAGTGGATCCATAAAGGACGTCTTCTCATCGCGTGGACATTTTCGTGCTCTCGTCATCATTTTACTCTTTACGGTAACGCACCATTTCGGTGGGTTCTTCGCTATCATCACCTACTGCCAGCTGATATTCAAGTCAACTAGCAACGTTATAAGCGACTATACGATTGGTGTGGTTATCGGTGTAACACAAGTGATTTCCGCTGTTGTAACAACATTTTTGGTCGACAAAGTCGGTCGCAAACCACTGATACTTGTATCAGGTATTATAGCTGCTTTATGTAACCTTGTTATCGGCACATTCTTTTACGCGAAGGAGTATACAAGCATAGATGTGCAGATGTACTCTCTGGTACCATTTATAGCGAGCATAGTATCGGTTTTTATGTTTAGTTGCGGCTTAGTTTGCTTACAAATCGTTCTGATGTCCGAAATCTTTGCTACCGAAGTTAAAGCAATCAGCACGTGTCTTATCGGTGTGATCGGCGGTTTGGAAGGCATAGTAGGGTTCAAGCTTTACATATGGGTAGCTCTAACCTTAGGCTACGGCCATTCGATTCCATTCCTCGGGTACTTCGTAGTCGTAGCAGTCTGCACCGCACTTATTTATCGCATCACACCGGAAACTAAAGGCAAAACGTTTCTAGAAATTCAAATGAAACTGAATCGACCTGGCTGA